The Actinoplanes sp. N902-109 genomic interval GCCGCGGTGGTCGCACCGGTGGGGTCCGGCGGTACCGCCGTGGTCATGTCGCCGTTCATCGTCCTCGCCCTCGTCGTCAGCCCGTGGCCAGATGCAGCATCCAGCTTTGGGATCGGCGGGGCGTCGAACAAGCACGCACCTGCGTGCCAGTCGCGCTCAACGGACTGTCACGACGCCACTTTCGTACGGATGCCGTGGCCGGCGTTGATCTCGGCCCACACCTCGTCGAGGGAGAGCCCGAGGACGTCCGCGATCGCCGCGATGGTGGAGAACGCGGGGGTGGCCACCCGGCCCGACTCGATCTTGCGCAGGGTCTCGGGCGAGACGCGGGCGTCGAGGGCGGTCTCGAGCATGGACCGTTGCCCGCGGGCGCGGCGTAACAGGGCGCCGAGGCGCTGCCCGCGCTCGACCTCTTCCGGGGTGAGCGGCAACCTGACCATGACCCGATTCTAGTACCGGGATAATATGGCCGGGATAGTTATTGGACCACGTACCGGCAGCCGCGAGGAAGACGTCCCATGATCGAGATCTTCGAACCCGCCGACCTTCCCCGCGCCCGGGAGACCGGCGCGCTGGTCGCCGGCATCCTGCAGTCGCTCAAGAGCCGCATCGTGCCCGGCACCAACCTGCTGGACGTCGACCGGTGGGCCAAGGCCATGATCGACGAGGCCGGCGCACAGTCCTGCTACGTCGACTACGCACCCTCCTTCGGGCGCGGACCGTTCGGCCATTACATCTGTACGTCGGTCAACGACGCCGTGCTGCACGGCCTGCCCCACGACTACCAGCTGGCCGACGGCGACCTGCTCTCCCTCGACCTTGCCGTGTCGCTGGGCGGCATCGTGACCGACTCGGCCATCAGCTTCGTCGTGGGCGGCGCCGAAACCCCGGAGAGCCTCGCCCTGATCGACGCCACCCAGCGGGCGTTGCAGGCCGGGATCGCCGCCGCCGTGCCCGGTGCCCGCATCGGCGACCTGTCGTACGCCATCGGCTCGGTGCTCACCGCGGCGGGCTACCCGGTGAACACCGAGTTCGGCGGTCACGGCGTCGGGTCGACCATGCACCAGGACCCGCACATCGCCAACACCGGCAAGCCCGGCCGCGGCTACAAGCTCCGCCCCGGCCTGCTGCTCGCCCTCGAGCCCTGGATCATGGCCGACACCGACAAACTCGTCACGGACAAGGACGGCTGGACCCTGCGCAGCGCCACCGGCTGCCGCACCGCCCACAGCGAGCACACCATCTTCATCACCACCTCCGGCGCCGAGATCCTCACCCTCCCCGCGTGAGACTGCCGCGGATCGAGGTCTGCGTCGCCCGCCGGGCCGGGCGGTGTCCGAGCAGGCTGCCCGGGCGGCGATGACGAGGCGGTGGCCGGGCCGCCGGGGGCGGCGACCGCGGGCAGGGTGCGTACGACGCGGTCCGCGCGGGCAGGTCAGCCGGGCAGGGCGCTGAGTTCGCCGCCGTGGGCCGGGACGACGGTGCCGTTGAGGTAGGTGCTGTGCTCGCCGACGAGGAAGAGGACGATGTCGGCGATCTCCTGGGGTTCACCGATCCGGCCGCGGGCGTTGAGCGGGCCGAGGACGTCCGCGAGGCGGCGCGGGTCAGCGGGTCGCAGATCTACCACTACTTCGACAGCAAGCAGGCGCTCATCCGGGCGGTCATCACCAGACAGGCCGACGCCGAACCCGTACCGGGGAAACCGATGATGGGCGCCCTCGACAGCTTCGACGCGCTGCGCGCCTGGGCCGACGCCGCGGTGGAACGGCAGGAGGAGGTCGCGGACGGCAGCGAGTGCACCCTGACCTCGCTGGCGGCCGAGCTCAGCGGCACGGACGAGGACTCCCGCGCGGACCTCAGCCACGGCTTCCTGCGCTGGCAGGGCCTGCTGCACGACAGCTTGCGCGCGATGCAGCAGCGCGGTGACCTGAGTGCCGGCGCTGATCTCGACGAGCTCGCGCTGGGTCTGCTCGCCGCGCTGCAGGGCGGCAAGGTGCTCAGCCGGACGATGGGCAGCACGAAGCCGCTGCGGGCCGCGCTCAACGCCGCCCTGTCGTACGTACGGACCTACGTCACCGCTTGAGGGATGCAACCCTTCGGACCGCGGCCCCCGACAGAGGGGTGAAGGCGGCCGTCGAAGGGAGCGGGATGCGGCCCGAACAGGAACGGGAATACATCGAGTACGTGCGGGGGCGGCTGACCAAGCTGCACCGCACCGCGTACTTGCTCTGCGGCGACGCCCACCGGGCCGACGACATCGTCCAGGCCACGCTGACCTCGCTGTACAAGCATTGGAAGCGGGTGACCGCGGCGGACAACGTCGACGGGTACGTGCACAGCATCCTCGTGCGCCGCTACCTCGACGAGCGCCGGCTGCGGTGGTCGCGGGTGCTGCTCGGCGAGGTCCCGGTGCACGCGGCCACGGTCGCCGCCGCGGATCACGGCATCGCCGAACGCGACGCGCTGATCACGGCGCTGCGGGCCCTGCCCAAGGGCCAGCGGGCCGTGGTGGTGCTGCGCTACTTCGACGACTTGAGCGTCGAAGCCACCGCGGAGGCGCTGAAGTGCTCGGTCGGCAACGTCAAAAGCCAGTGTGCGCGGGGGCTGGCGGCCCTGCGCGCGGCGCTCGGCCCGGAACGCCAGGTCAGTTCGGCACAGGGAATGAGGAACCAGTGATGATGGGCGAGCAGGACGTACGCGAACGACTCCAGGCGGTCGAGGTGCCGGCCACGAGCCTGCGGGTGGAGACGGTGGTCGCGGGTGGTCGCAAGCAGGCCCGGCGCAGCCGGATGCTGCAGGCCGGCTGTGGCGCGGCCCTGGCCACCGGGCTGCTGGCCGGCGTCCCGGCGGTGCTGATGCACCCCGGCGACCAACCGCCGGCGCAGGCCGCGGCGGCCCCGGCAGCGTCCCCCGGCGGGTCGGCGGGGCCCCGGCAGGCGACACCGAACCCGGACCTGCCGACCCTGCGGTGCGCCGCCACCAGTCTGCCGATCCCGAGCGGGATGACCTCGGTCCAGCCCGCCGACGTGGACCCGACCGGCAGGTACGTGCTCGGCAACAACAGCCGGTCCAGCGACAAGCTGACGCCCGAGGGCAAGGTGGCGGGCGTCGCGTCGGCCCAGGTGGTCCTGTGGACCAACGGCCGGCCGCAGGCGCTGCCCAAGGTGCGCGACTGGACCGCCGGCGACGCCGTCAACGCCGGCGGCACGGTGGCCGCGATCGCCGGCGCCAAGGACAAGCCGGGCGACGCGGTGGTGCGGTACACCGCGGGGGTGCCGGAGCAGCTGACTCCCCCGGCCGGCGCGTGGACGTTCAGCCTGGCCAGCATCAACGCCGGCGGCGACATCCTGGTCAACGCCTCGCGGCAGGGTGGCGACGACCGCACCGACGCCGTCCTGCTCTGGAAGGCCGGATCGGCAACCGCGGTCAAGATCCCCCTGCCCCGGTACGCCCGGGGCACCAGCCTCCTGGACGACGGCACGATCGTGGGCGACCTGGCGACCGGCAACAACGGCACCATCACCTCGTACACCTGGAACCAGCAGGGCAAGGGGCAGGCGCTGAAGGCGCCGGCCGGCCAGGACGGCTCGGTCAGCAACGCGCACGGCGACTGGGCCACCGGCAACCTCTGGCCCTCCGGGGAGGTCGCCCGGTGGAACCTGCGCACCGGTGAGGTCACCCAGCTGCCGGTCGGCTCCCCCGCCCAGAGCATCAACGCCAAGGGCTGGATCGCCTCGGACGGCACGGTGCTGCGCAACGACACCAACGTCGATCTCGGCCTGCTGCCCGACGGCACCCGCGGCGACCCGCTGTACCTCTCCGACAGCGGCCTGGTGGTGGGTCTCCCGTTCACCGGCGCCTCCGGTGTGATCACCTGGCAGTGCAACGGCTGACCCCGCCGTGACCGCTGAGCCGGGTGCCGCCGATCCGCGCGGCGCCCGGCTCAGCCATGCCGCACCCATCCGTGACGACCTCGGGAATTGACGGTCGCGCAGGGGTTCGTTGACGGGGTTGCGGGACTCTGCCCGATGACGGCAGCACTGTCGACAGGGGGAGTCATGAGAAAGGTTGTTCAGGGGGCTGCGATCGTGGTCGCGGCTCTGCTCGCGGGGGTCGCCGGGGTGGCCGGTCCGGCGCAGGCCGGGGTGGGCAAACCGCCCGGGCCGCGACCGCCGGCCTCGGCATCGGCGGCGGAGCTGACCGCCAAGGCCATCGGCGACTGCCCGCGTGAGTATGCGTGTCTCTGGTACTGGACGTACTACGAGGGCACGCGGTGGCAGGGCAAGAACTGGAACCCGTACCTCCCGGGCACGATCAAGAATTTGTCCGAGTCGTCGTTCAACAACGGCGTGAACTGCACCGTGCACTGGTACGACGGCGAGTGGTACGGCTCGTACCTGTTCAGCCAGGCCCGTGGGGTTGGCTATCCGAACCTCTACGACCTGGGCTACGCCAACCGCATCGAGTCGATGAACTGGTGCTGACCAGGACCCGGCGGCCGCTGCCCAGCGCGGCCGCCGGGGCACCCCGACCGGATGGACAGTTCTCATGCGGACATTTCTCGTCGCCTGCCTGGTGCTCGGCTCGCTCGCCGCGTGCGGCCGGGCAACCGGGCCCACCACCGTCGACCCGGCGACCGTCGACATGATCACCCACTCGGGCCCCTTCCTCGACCGGTATCACCAGGTCGACGTCGCGTTCGTGGCGGCGACGCGGCAGTGCATGCGCGCCGCGGGACACGACTGGCAGGGCGCCCCGGACGCGGTCAACCCCGAGGCCAAGGAGGGTGGCGGGGTGAGCCTGGACCAGATCCGTACCCGTGGTTACGGCCTCTCCGACGACAGACCGCCGCAGGATCCGGGCACGGCCACCGAGGCGCTTGCCGTGGCGCTGCTGGGCGAGCGTACCGATCTCGCCGAACTGGTGTCCCCGCGCGGCGGCGTCTATCTGTACCCGCGGCACGGCTGCGCGGCGCGGACCTACACCGCCCTGTACGGCGATCTCGAGACCTGGGCCCGGGTCACCAACCTGCCCCAGGAGATCAACATCCGGCTGGGCAGGCAGGCCGAGGCCGATCCCCGCTATGCGGCCAAGCTCCGGCAATGGCGGGAGTGCATGACTGCCAAGGGATACTCGTACGCCTCACCCGACGCGATCGTGCAGAGCCTGCGCCGGGCGTACGAGCAGGACCGGCGGCCGTTGCCGGAGCGGCGCGCCGCCGAGATCCGGATCGCGCTCGACGACGTCTCCTGCAACAAGGGGGTACGGCTGACCGCCACCGCCCTGCAGCTGCGCCGGTCCTACGCCCAGCGGATCAGCCCGGCCGAACGCACCGAGATGAACCGGCTCGCCGGGCAGTTCGCGGTTGCGCTCAAGCGCAGCGAAACGCCGGTCGGCACCTCCGGTTGACGACGGTCGATGGCACCGTCGAGGCATGCTGACACTTCGCATGCTGGGGCCGGTGCAGGTGCTGTCGGCCCGGGGTGCTGTCGACCCCGGGCCGGCCCGGCAGCGCTGCGTGCTCGCCGCGCTGGCCGTGGACGCGGGCCGCCCGGTGCCGGTCCCGGCGCTGATCGACCGGGTGTGGGACGACCGGCCGCCGCAGCGCGCCCGGCACACGTTGCAGGTGCACCTGTCGCGGCTGCGGACCGTGCTGGCCGCCGCCGACCCGGCCGCCCGGATCGTGCGCCGCTGCGGTGGCTACACCCTGGATCTCGCCGCCGGGCACAGCGACATGGGCACCGTGCAGGCGCTCGTGCGGCAGGCCCGGCACCCCGGCACCGGCCTCGCCGAGCAGGGCGCCACCCTGGACCGTGCGTTGCAGCTGTGGCAGGGCACCCCGCTGGCCGGGCTGCCGGGACAGTGGGTGGAGCAGGTCCGCCAGCACTGGCTGCACCTCCGCCTCGACCTGCTCATCCGCTGGGCCGCCGCGCACCTGGCCACCGGCCGCGTCGATGCGGTGCTCGCCGGGTCGTCCGCCGCGCTCATCGACTTCCCGCTGGCCGAACCGCTGTGGGCGGTCCGGATGCGCGCGCTGGTGGCCGCGCAGCGCCGGGCCGAGGCCCTCGCCCTGTACGAGTCGGCGCGCCGCCGGCTGGCCACCGAGCTGGGCGTGGACCCGGGCCCGGAACTGGCCGCCCTGCATCACGCCCTGCTGACCTAAAGACATTGATGAGTGACGATGTTATCGTTCACGCATGTCCTCGTGGAAGCGCTTCCAAAGCCTCGTCATCGCGGCTGTGCTCGGGCTCGGACTCACCGTCGCCGGTGCGGCGGATGCGCCGGCTGCGCACGCCGCCACCGGTGACGGCTCGCCGGTCGATCCCAACATCAGCTTCGTCGGGCGCTGGAACACCACCAGCGCCGCCGGCTACGTGCCGTACTGGGCCGGCGCCTATCTGCGCGTCGGCTTCACCGGCCGCACGGTGAAACTCAGACAGCGCAACACCGTCACGTTGTGGGCCAGCATCGACGGCGGGGCCTTCACGACGTACACCAATGTCTCGGGCACGGTGAACCTGACGCCGAGCCCGCTGGCCGCCGGCACGCACACCCTGATCGTCACCTACCGCCAGGTGGCCGGCTCGTACACCGGCGACGCCGTGTTCCAGGGCCTGATCCTCGACTCGGGCGCGAGCACGGTCAAGCCCGCGGCGCGCCCCCGGCTCATCGAGTTCGTCGGCGACTCGATCACCGCCGGGACCACCAGCAGCAAGCTCGCCGTCACCGACTACGCCTTCCAGACCGGCGAACGGCTCGGGGCCGACCACACCCAGATCGCCATCGGTGGCATGTGCCTGTCCGAGACCTCGGATGCGTGCTGGGCCCAGGAGACCCGCTACTGGCTGGCCAGCGGCGGCCAGGCGGGCACCGACGCCTGGAACTTCAGTCGCTACACCGCCGACGCCGTCGTCATCAACCTCGGCACCAACGACAAGAGCCACGGCGTCACCGGCCCGGACTTCCAGGCCAAGTACACGACGTTCCTGCAGAAGATCCGAGCCAGGTTCCCGTACGCGAAACTGATCGCCCTGCGCACCTTCATCGGGCGCTACGCCACGGAGACCCAGGCGGCAGTGCGGGCGCGCAACGCCGCCGGGGACAGCAACGTGGCCTACGTCGACACCACGGGCTGGCTGCCGGCCGACGGGCTGAGCGACTCGGTGCACCCCAACGACAAGGGCCACCTGGCGATCACCGACAAGCTGGTGCCGCTGCTGAGCACGACGCTGTGCGCCCCCGCGGCCACGGCGAGGACCGCCGCCGCGGCCGCGACCCCGGTGTCCGTGTGGATGGCGGGTGACTCGACCATGATGAACGCCAGCACGTGTCCGATCGGCTGGGGCAGCCAGTTCGCCCCCTACTTCAGCACCGACGTCACGGTCCGCAACAGCGCCGTCGGCGGCCGCAGCATCCAGACCTGGCTGTACGAGGGAAACGTCACCACCGTCAAGAACGCAGCCGGTGAGTGCACCCTCAGCTCCAGCACGTACAGCACCCGCTGGCAGGCCATGCTCAACGCCGGCACCGGCATGCGGGCCGGCGACTACCTGATCGTCCAGTTCGGCATCAACGACGGCGACACCGCCTGCCCGCGGCACGTCGGCCCGGCCCGCTTCCAGGAACTGCTCGGCGTCATGATCAAGGCGGCGCAGGCCCGGGGTGCCCGGCCGATCCTGGTCACCCCGGTCGCGGCCATCACGTGCAGCGGCAGCACCGCCGTCGGCAACCGCGGCTTCGTGACCGAGACCAAGAACACCGCCGCCGCGTACGGCGTACCGGTCATCGACCTGCACGCCCGCAGCGTCGCGCTCTACAACCAGCTCAAGCTGTGCCCGAACAACGGCGACTACACCACCGGCGCCGTGGGGGCCTTCTTCTGCAGCGACCACACCCACTTCGAGGCCGCCGGCGCACGACAGATCGCCGGCCTGATCGCCACCGCCCTGCGCGAGCAGAACATCCCGCTGGCCGCCTATCTGACCTGACCGGTCAGGGGCAGCCAAAGCCGGCGTGGTAGTCACCGGGGGACTTACCGGCGGCTACCCGGTCGGCGAGGTCCCAGAAGCCCTCGGCGTAGTCGCCCTCGTCGCGCATCGCCACCAGGACCGGCCAGGTGTGGCTGCTGCCCAGCGCCGTCGTGACGCGGGCGACGGCGGTGGTGTCATGGTCCCGGGTGGCCCGGGTCCATTCGTCGAACCAGCCGCAGCCGATCCGGTTGATCAGCTCTGCGCCGTACTGGTAGCGGTCGTAGACGCCCGGGATGTCCACCCCGGAAACCGTGAAGCCGGGCGGGAGCGGCACCCCGGTCAGCAGGTCCTCGGTGGCGGCCCGGGCGCGGGGCGGGGTGACGGTGGCGGCGGGCAGGGCGGCCAGCCAGGTGCGGGGGTCGACGCGCTGGAGGGTGGCGAGCATGTCGTCGAAGCCCGCCCGGGTCCACGGGCCGGAGGTGCGCAGGCCGGCGAAGACCCCGCTGCGTGCGTGCAGCAGCAGCTCCCAGTCGGAGTCGCTGTAGGTGAAGACATCGCCGGCCCAGCCGTCGACGACGCCCGGCTCGGGTGCGCTGACCTCGAGGCGGTCCTGGTAGTAGCTGTCGTGCCGGGCGCCGGGGTACCAGGTGATGTCGAGCGACAGGTCGCCCTTGGCGATCACCACGGTGCCGTCGTCGGCGCCGAAGCCGTACACAGTGGTGATCTTCCAGCCGGAGCTGCCGGCCAGCAGGAGCACCTTGTCGCCGGTGATCGTCAGGAGCGAGACCGGCGCCGGCGTTGCCGAGGGCACCGCGGACGGCGCCGCGGCGCTGGCGGCCAGGAAGCCGACGGGCGGCGCCGGGGCCTGCTGACGGTGGCTGACCAGCAGGGCCGGCAGGGTCACCACGGCGATGAGTGCGGCGGCGGCGGAGAGCACCGCGGCCGTACGCCAGGACCGGGCCGGTGGCGCCGCCACGATCTCGTCCAGCAGGCTCTGCTGCTCCTGCGCCGACGCCACGGGCCGGTAGGGGTCGGCGTCCCGCACGAGGCGGTCGAGTTCCTCGTCGGTCATTTCTCCTCCTGAAGGGTGAGAATCGGCGCCGCATCGGCACCGATCAGCTCGCGCAACCGGGCCCGCGCCCGGGACAGCCGGGTGCGAACCGCCGCGGCGCTCAGCCCCAGCACCCCGGCAACCTCACGGGGTGGCAGCCCCTCCCACACCGTCAGCGTCAGCACCTCCCGGTCGAGCTCGGGCAGCCGGGCCAGGGCCGCGCGCACCGCGAGCCGGTCGGGCACCTCGGCGCCGGGGTCGGCCGCGGGCTCCGGGGCCAGCCGCTGCCGCAGCCGCGCCCCGAGGCGTTCCCGCCGCTGGTCGCCGCGGTGCTGGTTGGCCAGGACCCGGCGGGCGACCCCGTACAGCCACAGCCGGGCATCGTCGCCGCCGGGCAGCTCGCGCCCGCGCCGCCAGGCCACCAGGAAGGTCTCGGCGACCACGTCGGCGGCGTCCTCGGGATGCTGGACACGGCGCAGCGCGTACGCCAGCAGCGGCTCGAAGCAGTCGGCGTACACGCGGCGGAAGCGCTCGTCGTAGCTGGTTCCGGGGCTCACACCTACCCCATGTCCGGACGGGCCCCCAACGTTACGCGCTGGGCGGCCCACCATCGCTGCCACGACGGCGCGCGCCGGGCCGGGGCCGCGGTCAACCCGGCCGACTCCCAGCGCAGCACCGGGCGGATCCCGTGCAGCGCGTTCACCAGCCAGACCTCCCGGCCGTCGAGCCGGTCGACCCGGCACCGCACCGGTTCCACCCGGATGCCGAGCTCCCGGGCCCGGCGCTGGAGGGCCGCGGTGGTCACGCCGGCCAGCAGCGGCAGCGCGGGATCGGGGACGCACAGCGTGCTGCCCTCCCACCAGAGCAGGCTGGTGGTGCTGCCCTCCAGGACCAGCCCGTCCGGCGTGCACAGCACGGTCTCGGGCGAACCGGCCAGCACCGGCAGGTCGGGGCCCTTGACCGTGGGCGAGCGCCGGGGATCGGCCGCGACCCTCGGGGTCAGCTCCCGGCGCGGTGGCGCGGGGCGCAACCGGTAGCGCAGCTGCCCGGCCGTGGTCAGCTCCACGCGCGGGAACCAGCGCCCCTCCCCCGGCAGCGCGCCGAGGACCGCCGCCCAGAAGCGCCCGAGCCGATCCGCTGCCACCCCGTGCCGCCGGCAGGCCGCCGTGAACCGGTCGCGGTGGCCGTCGAGGAAGCGCACCCCGCCCGCCTCCACCAGCCACGAATCGGCCACGGCCGGCGCCTCCCCGGAGTCGGCCGCCGGCACCAGCGCCCGGCCATCGAACGCCAGCAGCGCCGGCGCCGCGGCGATCCGCGCCGCCAGTTCGGTGGCCCGGGCCGCCTGGTCACGGTGCAGCACCGGGTCGTCGAACTCCTCCACCGACACCACCGTCAGCAGCAACGCCGTGTCCAGCTCGTAGAGGTCGAGCAGAGACGACGCGGCGGCGTCGAACCGGTCGGCGCCGTACCCCCGGCGGAACTCCTCGGTCAGCAGCCCGTAGCCACGGATGCGGCCCAGCTCCATCAGCGGATCACCGACGATGCAGTTCGACAGGTCGATCAGCGCGGCGATCCGGCCGCCCTCGACGCAGATGTTCTCGCGGCGCAGATCCATGTGCAGCAGGCTGGTCGCGTGCGCGGCCCGGGTGCCGAGCAGCGCGGTGACGACGGGCTCCAGCGAGGCGTCGGCGGGCAGCGGGCAGTAGCGCCGGGCCGCCCGCAACCGCTGCCACAGCCGCTGCCGGACGAAGCCGGTCCAGGACGGGTGCGGGCTCAGCCCGGCGGCGCGCGGCCGGATCCCGTGCAGCCGGCGCACGATCCCGCCGAGCCGGTCCAGCGGCAGCTCGGCGTGCTGGTCGTGCGGCACCAGGCTCAGCCGGAGCCAGGACGGTTCGCCCGGCCCGGTGCCGCGGTGCCGGCCGAGGATCTCCGGTACGGGCAGGCCCGCCGCCGCCATCAGCCGCAGCGCAACGGCTTCCTTCTCGAGGACCACCCCGAAATCCACGTCGCCGTCGTACGACGTGCGCACCCGCTCGGCCCGCGGCGACCGTACGACGCTCGGGGCCGTCCCGTCCTCGACCAGGTCCGCCCAGAAATCCGTGCCGGCCCGCCACGGCCGGACGGTCAGCCCGGGCACCCCGGTCACCCGCCGCAACGACCGCGCCAGCACCTTCACCCGGCCCGCACCGTCCATGCCGCCGGAGCATACGGGCAGCATCGCGCCGGGGTGAACGGAAGGGGCCGGCGCCAACCGGCGCCGGCCCCTTCGAGGCGATCAGGGATCAGCCCTTGTGCCACTTCTGGTTGGCGCTGCCGCCACAGTCCCAGAGCTGGAGCTTCGCGTGGTCCGCGGTGTTCCAGTCCTTGATGTCGACGCACTTGTTGGCCTGCGGGTTGACCAGGTCACCGGCGCCCGACAGGACCCACTGCTGCGCGGCGTTGCCCGAGCAGTTGGCGATCTGGATCGGCGTGCCGTTGGCGGTGGAGCCGCCGGCCACGTCCAGGCACTTGTTGTTCTGGGTCTTGAGCTGGCCGCCGGTGGCCGTCCACTTCTGCGGCAGCTCGTTGTTGCACGGCCACATCTGCACCTGGACGCCGTCGGCGTAGTTGCCGGCCGGCACGTCGATGCACTTGCCGTTCCAGTTGCTGATCAGCGAGGTCCCGGACGACGGCGCCGGGGCCTGGGTGGTCGGCGCTGTGGTCGGCGTCCTGGTCGGCGCCTGGGTGGTGGGCTGCTGCGTCGGCGTGGTGCTGCCGCCGCCACCGCCGGTGAACGGGTTGAGCGTGATCCCGGCGGACGTGGGCGCCCCGTCGTGAACCAGCGACTCGAAGTTGCCGACGTCGTCGAACGCGAAGGCGTACGCCTTGCCGTCGGCCATGTTCTGGTGCACCAGCTTGGCGTACTGGTTGGTCGGGTTGCTCCGGTAGAAGTCCGCCGCGTTGGTGCTCGGCTGGGTGTCGACGGTGCCGAGCGTGCCGCGGTTGAGCGCGGCGCACAGCGTGCGGGCGATCGGCCCGACCACGTTGTCGTTCGGGGCGCCGAGCGCACCGTCACAGCCCCAGACGTTGGCCGAGCTCGGCTTCTGGAACGTCGCGACCTGCTTGCCGGCGGAGTCGGTGAAGGTCATGACCGATCCCGAGGTACGGCCGGAGTACTTGACGCTGGGCTGGTCGCCGAACGGCACGACGGTCAGCGTCTTGCTGGTGTAGGCGTTCCAGGCGCTGGTGATGTACGGGTCGAGGTACGTGCTGCTCAGCCCGCCGGTGTCGGCCGCCTTGCCCGGGGCCAGCACGCGCAGCACGGTGCCGTCGGAGCGGGTGTACACCGAGCCGGCCAGCCCGGCCGACTTCATCCCGTTGATGACGTTGTCGCGGCCGTTGGCCTTGAGCGTGCCGGTGGAGTGGGTGCCCTCCGAGCCGCTGGTGGTCACCGTGTGCGGCACGGCGAACATGTCCACCTGCGAGCTGTTGAGCCAGATGCCCGCGTCGTTGTAGGTGAACTCGCTCCAGTCGAACAGGATGTCGCGGTTGGCGTCGCCACCGGCCCACGGGGCCGGCTGCACGAGCCCGTCCGGGGTGAGGAAGAACTTGAGCTTCTGGCCGAACGAGAAGTACAACCGGCCGGAGATGCCCTTGGGCAGCTGGATCGAGGTCTTGCCGCCGGTGCCCGGCCCGGCGATGGCGACGTCCGGCGCGGCCGACGGCGGGTTGGCCCCGGCCGGCCAGTTCGAGAACGTACCGGCGGCGTTGACGTAGCCGAGCTTGCCGGTGTTCAGGTTCGTGCCGATCACGTACAGGTAGGTGGCCTCGCCACGGCCGGTCTGGTTGGCGACCGACACGGGGAGCAGCGCCGGGCCGGTGGCCGCGGACGCCTGACCGATGGCGGCGTAGGTGCCACCGGCCAGCACCACGGCGAAGGCCGCCGCGATGCCGATCACTTTCTTTTTGGTACGCACTGGGGGATGCACCTCGGGGGGAAAAGGTAAACAAACTTCAAAGCTCGTCCAGGGTTGAGGGCGCAGACCCACGAGTCAAGATCAGACCGGCGATTGGCGCAGTGTGCCGTAATTGTCCGCCCCAACGTCCCCCGCTTCTTAAAGGGTTCCTTAGGTCACGCCCCGACCGGCGGGGCCCCGGTCATTCGTGGCGCAGCTCCTCGGTGCTCATCAGGGCGCGTACGGCAGGCAGGCTGACCAGCGTGGTCAGCACCGCCAGCGCGGCGGCCACGGCCACCGGCACCAGGATCGCGGCCGCGTCCAGGTGCAACGGCAGCTGCTCGGCACGCTGCAACGCGAAGCCCAGCACGATGCCCGCGAGACCGGCCAGCGTCAGCCCGACCAGCAACGGGATCAGGCTCTGCCAGACCATCGACCAGACCAGGGTGACCGGCCGGGCGCCGATGGCGGCCAGCACCCCCAGCAGCCGGCGGCGTTCCCGCAGCCGGTCCGCGGCGTCCAGCAGCAGGCTCAGGCACATCAGGATCAGCACGACCACCGTGCCGATGAGCAGCCCGGTGCGCACGGCGGCGAACGGGTCGGCGTGCTGGAGCCGGGTCGTGTTCACCACGGTGGTCAGCGGGTCCAGACGCATGCTGACCGCACGGATCCGGGCGAACGCGGCGTCGTCGTCGAGCCCGGTGGTGAAGTAGGTGCGCAGCCGGGCGACGTCGGGCGGGATCCGCGGCGCGGCCGCGGGGGTCGCGAACAGGGTCGGGTAGAGCGGGTCGCCGAGGGCCTCGGTCCTGGTGACCGGGCGCGCCCCGGACGGCACCCGCCAGCGCCCGGCGGACCGGCCCGTGCCGTCGTCGATGGACACCGTACCCGGCCGGTCACCGACGACGAACGAGTCGCCGTCGGCGCACCGGTCCAGCGTCGCCACCACCCGCAGCGCCGTGCAGTCGCCCACCACCAGGGCCGACGGCCCGGTCGGCGTGGTGTCG includes:
- a CDS encoding RNA polymerase sigma factor produces the protein MSPGTSYDERFRRVYADCFEPLLAYALRRVQHPEDAADVVAETFLVAWRRGRELPGGDDARLWLYGVARRVLANQHRGDQRRERLGARLRQRLAPEPAADPGAEVPDRLAVRAALARLPELDREVLTLTVWEGLPPREVAGVLGLSAAAVRTRLSRARARLRELIGADAAPILTLQEEK
- a CDS encoding beta-1,3-glucanase family protein, whose translation is MRTKKKVIGIAAAFAVVLAGGTYAAIGQASAATGPALLPVSVANQTGRGEATYLYVIGTNLNTGKLGYVNAAGTFSNWPAGANPPSAAPDVAIAGPGTGGKTSIQLPKGISGRLYFSFGQKLKFFLTPDGLVQPAPWAGGDANRDILFDWSEFTYNDAGIWLNSSQVDMFAVPHTVTTSGSEGTHSTGTLKANGRDNVINGMKSAGLAGSVYTRSDGTVLRVLAPGKAADTGGLSSTYLDPYITSAWNAYTSKTLTVVPFGDQPSVKYSGRTSGSVMTFTDSAGKQVATFQKPSSANVWGCDGALGAPNDNVVGPIARTLCAALNRGTLGTVDTQPSTNAADFYRSNPTNQYAKLVHQNMADGKAYAFAFDDVGNFESLVHDGAPTSAGITLNPFTGGGGGSTTPTQQPTTQAPTRTPTTAPTTQAPAPSSGTSLISNWNGKCIDVPAGNYADGVQVQMWPCNNELPQKWTATGGQLKTQNNKCLDVAGGSTANGTPIQIANCSGNAAQQWVLSGAGDLVNPQANKCVDIKDWNTADHAKLQLWDCGGSANQKWHKG
- a CDS encoding aminotransferase class IV; protein product: MDGAGRVKVLARSLRRVTGVPGLTVRPWRAGTDFWADLVEDGTAPSVVRSPRAERVRTSYDGDVDFGVVLEKEAVALRLMAAAGLPVPEILGRHRGTGPGEPSWLRLSLVPHDQHAELPLDRLGGIVRRLHGIRPRAAGLSPHPSWTGFVRQRLWQRLRAARRYCPLPADASLEPVVTALLGTRAAHATSLLHMDLRRENICVEGGRIAALIDLSNCIVGDPLMELGRIRGYGLLTEEFRRGYGADRFDAAASSLLDLYELDTALLLTVVSVEEFDDPVLHRDQAARATELAARIAAAPALLAFDGRALVPAADSGEAPAVADSWLVEAGGVRFLDGHRDRFTAACRRHGVAADRLGRFWAAVLGALPGEGRWFPRVELTTAGQLRYRLRPAPPRRELTPRVAADPRRSPTVKGPDLPVLAGSPETVLCTPDGLVLEGSTTSLLWWEGSTLCVPDPALPLLAGVTTAALQRRARELGIRVEPVRCRVDRLDGREVWLVNALHGIRPVLRWESAGLTAAPARRAPSWQRWWAAQRVTLGARPDMG